CTCCGGGCAAATATTGGGAGTCCGTTATGTACAAGCTCGTATTTTTTGTTCCTGAAGATCACGCTGAGGTGGTAAAAGCGGCGGTGTTTGCGGCAGGTGCGGGTCGGCAGGGCAATTATGATAGCTGCTGTTGGCAGTCTTCCGGTCGCGGGCAATTTCGACCGCTGGGTGGCAGTAAGCCCTTTATTGGTCAACAAGATCAGCTGGA
The DNA window shown above is from Spongiibacter sp. IMCC21906 and carries:
- a CDS encoding YqfO family protein, translated to MYKLVFFVPEDHAEVVKAAVFAAGAGRQGNYDSCCWQSSGRGQFRPLGGSKPFIGQQDQLETVAELRIETICDPACMTAVVGALRKAHPYEEPAFDILPLLDEASLKGE